One Yoonia sp. BS5-3 genomic window carries:
- a CDS encoding aminotransferase, with product MQIDPFAVEIWMNEWETKCTHNLAETCVESLTIAELLQVAGQNAADLSALLPMKMTYGDIRGSDRLLTAISGLYAGQGPENIIVTHGTIGANMLVHKALIAPGDRVVAIVPTYQQHYSIPASIGAEVVPLKLCARDGFLPDLEALRAHVTPDTRMIAINNPNNPTGALMDRAMLEEIAAIARAADAWVLCDEVYRGTDQQGDGMTVSIADIYEKGISTAGMSKAFSLAGLRLGWVAGPAKLIEAVSIHRDYDTISVGKLDDHFAAMALENRDRILARSQRITRENLAMLSAWVAAEPQIDWVRPASGTVTLLRYDVDLPSRVFCERLMDEEGVLFTPGSAFDMEGYVRIGFANPKADLKAGLEKVSRFLARL from the coding sequence ATGCAGATCGATCCTTTTGCCGTCGAGATTTGGATGAATGAGTGGGAGACGAAGTGTACCCATAATTTGGCCGAAACCTGCGTTGAAAGCTTGACGATTGCGGAGCTGCTTCAGGTTGCGGGCCAGAATGCTGCCGATTTGTCGGCTCTTTTGCCGATGAAGATGACCTATGGCGATATTCGTGGATCGGACCGTCTTTTGACCGCTATATCAGGGCTTTATGCGGGGCAGGGGCCGGAAAATATTATCGTGACCCATGGCACGATTGGCGCGAATATGCTGGTGCATAAGGCGCTTATTGCGCCGGGGGATCGTGTGGTCGCGATCGTTCCCACCTATCAGCAGCATTATTCGATCCCGGCCAGTATCGGGGCTGAGGTCGTGCCGTTGAAGCTGTGCGCTAGGGACGGGTTCCTGCCGGATTTGGAAGCGCTGCGCGCCCATGTGACGCCGGACACCCGTATGATTGCCATCAACAACCCTAATAATCCCACCGGAGCCTTGATGGACCGCGCGATGTTGGAAGAGATCGCCGCGATAGCCCGCGCGGCAGATGCCTGGGTTCTTTGCGATGAAGTTTATCGCGGCACCGATCAGCAGGGTGACGGGATGACCGTTTCCATCGCGGATATCTATGAAAAAGGTATTTCGACGGCAGGCATGTCCAAGGCGTTCTCGCTTGCAGGCTTGCGCCTTGGCTGGGTTGCAGGCCCGGCAAAGTTGATTGAGGCCGTATCAATCCATCGAGATTATGACACCATTTCGGTGGGCAAATTGGATGATCATTTCGCCGCTATGGCCTTGGAAAACCGGGACCGTATTCTGGCCCGTTCACAACGTATCACCCGCGAGAATTTGGCGATGTTGTCTGCCTGGGTGGCAGCTGAGCCGCAGATCGATTGGGTAAGACCCGCGTCCGGGACGGTAACTTTGCTGCGGTACGATGTCGATCTGCCATCGCGTGTCTTTTGTGAACGGTTGATGGATGAAGAGGGCGTGTTGTTCACCCCCGGCAGCGCTTTTGACATGGAAGGCTATGTGCGCATTGGTTTCGCCAATCCCAAGGCGGATTTGAAGGCCGGGCTTGAAAAGGTATCGCGGTTTTTGGCGCGCCTTTAG
- a CDS encoding alpha/beta fold hydrolase, translating to MRIRVAHWTVPHAKGTVLIFPGRTEFIEKYGKTATELAKRGYASLAIDWRGQGIADRMTPNRAIGHVGHFTDYQYDVDAALAHAQALNLPRPYFLIAHSMGGCIGLRALTRGLDVNAAMFSAPMWGIQMSPALRPVAWGLSAMSRSLGFDHTLAPGQSEEFYVLRSTAEDNTLTSDALMFKFLQKQLEKHPDLGLGGPSLRWLNMSLMEMHQLSNVPAPNLPCVTFLGTEEVIVDPGRIRDRMAKWPNGTLRVIKDGRHEMLMDNPAMRQMIFDETATLFDNNGQVPHAA from the coding sequence TTGCGCATCCGGGTCGCACATTGGACAGTGCCACACGCCAAAGGCACTGTCCTGATATTCCCGGGGCGCACGGAATTTATTGAAAAATACGGCAAAACAGCCACGGAGCTCGCCAAACGCGGCTACGCGAGCCTGGCGATTGACTGGCGGGGCCAAGGCATCGCGGATCGGATGACACCGAACCGGGCCATTGGTCATGTCGGCCATTTCACCGATTATCAATATGATGTGGATGCGGCGCTTGCCCATGCGCAGGCGCTGAACCTGCCGCGTCCCTATTTTCTGATCGCCCACTCAATGGGCGGGTGCATCGGGCTGCGCGCCTTGACGCGCGGGCTGGATGTGAATGCTGCGATGTTCTCTGCCCCGATGTGGGGCATCCAGATGTCCCCTGCCCTGCGCCCCGTCGCCTGGGGGCTTTCCGCGATGAGCCGCTCGCTCGGCTTCGATCACACGCTCGCGCCGGGCCAATCTGAGGAATTCTACGTGCTGCGCAGCACAGCCGAAGACAATACGCTGACGAGTGATGCGCTAATGTTCAAATTCCTGCAAAAACAGCTGGAAAAGCACCCCGATCTGGGGCTTGGTGGACCGTCGCTGCGCTGGCTGAACATGTCCTTGATGGAAATGCACCAGCTCAGCAACGTGCCCGCACCGAACCTGCCATGTGTGACCTTCTTAGGTACTGAAGAGGTAATCGTTGACCCCGGCCGCATCCGGGATCGGATGGCCAAATGGCCCAATGGCACGCTGCGGGTGATCAAGGACGGACGGCATGAAATGCTGATGGACAACCCGGCAATGCGCCAGATGATCTTTGATGAGACGGCGACGCTCTTTGACAACAACGGGCAAGTGCCCCACGCCGCCTAA